One window from the genome of Nitrospiraceae bacterium encodes:
- the lysA gene encoding diaminopimelate decarboxylase, whose product MHDFHYQGDELFCEEVPIRQITAQVGTPCYIYSHRTLIRHFQAFDQAFKAIPHIVAFAMKANSNLTVLRLLAKEGCGADIVSGGELFRALKAGMAPNKIVFAGVGKSKEEIQYALESDILMFNVESPGELQQINEVAGSMGLRAKVALRINPDIDPHTHPYISTGLKKSKFGIGADRALEEFDAAGNLPHIEVVGVHSHIGSQLTQITPFVDALKKAIALIQTLQAKGVHIQYLNIGGGLGITYSDETPPHPKELAEAISPLLQSVSCQIIMEPGRSIVGNAGILVTKVLYNKASADKHFMIVDAAMNDLLRPSLYDAHHDIQPVLKKESSVVTTVDVVGPICESGDFLAKDRKMPHSQPEDLLAVMSAGAYGFTMASNYNSRPRVPEVLVKGKDITVIRKRESYEDLIRGETISEAFSK is encoded by the coding sequence TAGCCACCGGACATTGATTCGACATTTTCAGGCTTTTGATCAAGCCTTCAAGGCCATTCCACATATCGTGGCCTTTGCCATGAAAGCGAATTCGAACCTGACCGTCTTGCGTCTCCTCGCCAAGGAAGGGTGTGGCGCAGACATCGTGTCTGGTGGAGAACTCTTCCGCGCCTTGAAGGCCGGAATGGCACCCAACAAAATCGTCTTCGCCGGAGTCGGCAAATCCAAAGAAGAAATTCAATATGCATTGGAATCCGATATTCTGATGTTTAATGTTGAATCTCCCGGTGAACTTCAGCAGATCAATGAGGTCGCTGGCTCCATGGGCCTTCGGGCCAAAGTGGCATTGCGCATCAATCCGGACATTGATCCCCACACCCATCCGTACATTTCTACCGGATTAAAAAAAAGCAAATTCGGAATTGGAGCGGATCGGGCACTTGAAGAATTTGACGCAGCAGGGAACCTTCCCCACATTGAAGTGGTAGGCGTTCACTCACACATTGGTTCCCAATTAACCCAAATCACCCCATTTGTTGATGCCTTAAAAAAAGCTATCGCCTTAATTCAAACACTGCAAGCCAAAGGTGTCCATATTCAGTATCTCAACATAGGCGGAGGACTAGGCATTACCTACTCAGACGAAACGCCTCCTCATCCCAAGGAGCTGGCTGAAGCTATTTCTCCGTTGCTACAATCCGTCTCATGCCAAATTATTATGGAACCGGGCCGGTCTATTGTAGGGAATGCGGGCATTTTGGTGACAAAAGTGCTCTATAACAAGGCAAGCGCGGACAAGCATTTTATGATTGTCGATGCCGCAATGAATGATCTGTTACGACCAAGCTTATATGATGCCCACCACGATATTCAGCCGGTCTTAAAAAAAGAGTCATCCGTAGTCACCACTGTTGATGTAGTTGGACCGATTTGCGAATCAGGGGACTTTTTAGCAAAAGATCGAAAAATGCCCCATTCTCAACCTGAAGATCTCCTGGCCGTTATGAGTGCCGGAGCGTATGGATTCACAATGGCTTCAAATTATAATTCCCGGCCACGGGTCCCCGAGGTGCTCGTGAAAGGGAAGGACATCACAGTCATTCGAAAACGAGAAAGCTACGAGGACCTCATTCGGGGCGAAACTATTTCAGAAGCCTTCTCAAAATGA
- a CDS encoding 4-hydroxy-tetrahydrodipicolinate synthase, which produces MFSGSLVAIVTPFSKGKFDEKAMADLIESQISCGTHGIVPCGTTGESATLTPEEHERVVSFTVEVVNKRVPVIAGTGSNSTDEAITFTKHAKAVGADGALLITPYYNKPTQEGLYRHFSAIAKAVDLPQILYNIPGRTSINMSPTTVSRLSEIQNIIGIKEGSGSLQQVSEIIQQSRPGFLVLSGDDPLTLPMIAIGGKGVITVTANVAPTDMATMVNAALKGDYETARLLHYKLSPLFGALFLEINPIPVKAALAMMGKMSEEIRLPLTPLAQEFRPALQKALQQAGVL; this is translated from the coding sequence ATGTTCAGCGGTTCGTTAGTCGCTATTGTCACCCCATTCTCGAAGGGAAAATTTGATGAAAAGGCCATGGCCGATCTCATCGAATCCCAAATTTCTTGTGGGACCCATGGCATTGTACCTTGTGGGACGACAGGCGAATCAGCCACCTTAACCCCGGAAGAGCATGAACGGGTGGTTTCATTCACTGTCGAAGTGGTGAATAAGCGGGTTCCTGTCATTGCCGGAACAGGTTCAAACTCTACCGATGAAGCCATTACTTTTACGAAACATGCTAAGGCCGTTGGCGCCGATGGGGCTTTGCTTATCACGCCCTATTACAATAAGCCCACACAGGAAGGGCTTTATCGTCATTTTTCCGCCATCGCCAAAGCCGTCGACTTACCCCAGATCCTTTACAATATTCCAGGGCGTACCAGCATTAATATGTCTCCGACCACAGTGAGCCGTCTGTCGGAAATTCAGAATATTATTGGCATCAAGGAAGGCAGTGGATCTCTCCAACAGGTATCCGAAATTATACAACAATCCCGACCTGGCTTCCTTGTGCTCTCAGGCGATGATCCCTTGACACTCCCTATGATTGCCATCGGCGGGAAAGGTGTGATCACCGTCACCGCCAACGTCGCCCCGACGGATATGGCAACCATGGTGAATGCCGCACTAAAAGGTGACTACGAAACAGCAAGGCTCCTTCACTACAAACTCTCTCCCTTATTTGGAGCATTATTTTTGGAGATTAATCCCATTCCCGTGAAAGCAGCTCTGGCCATGATGGGAAAAATGTCAGAAGAAATTCGACTGCCGCTTACCCCACTTGCTCAGGAATTTCGACCAGCACTCCAAAAAGCCTTGCAACAAGCCGGAGTGCTCTGA
- a CDS encoding 4-hydroxy-tetrahydrodipicolinate reductase — MIRTIITGAAGRMGMRLVALTQATPGLQLSGAVEVKGHPAIGKDAGEVAQIGQVNIPITDDLQTCLSQSDVVVDFTAPSSCLANLEHAVKSTKAMVIGTTGFTDQELAQLKTFALKIPCVFSPNMSVGINVLLSTVGKIARSLGEQYNIEVIEAHHNKKKDAPSGTALKLAEALAEGMDWDIQEVGVYTRHGMTGERKTREIGMQTIRAGDIVGDHTILLGGPGERIEITHRAHTRDTFAQGALRAAEWVAHKPPGLYSMADVLDLS, encoded by the coding sequence ATGATTCGAACAATCATTACCGGCGCGGCCGGTCGAATGGGCATGCGATTAGTTGCATTAACTCAGGCTACCCCAGGATTACAGCTTTCCGGTGCGGTCGAAGTAAAAGGGCATCCTGCTATTGGAAAAGATGCTGGCGAAGTCGCCCAAATCGGACAAGTGAACATTCCGATCACCGACGATCTCCAAACCTGTCTCTCGCAAAGTGATGTGGTAGTCGACTTTACGGCTCCTTCCTCCTGTCTGGCCAATCTCGAGCATGCCGTCAAATCCACCAAGGCCATGGTCATTGGAACTACCGGGTTCACAGATCAAGAATTGGCCCAACTTAAAACATTCGCTCTCAAAATCCCCTGTGTGTTTTCCCCAAATATGAGTGTAGGGATCAATGTGCTCCTCAGCACCGTCGGGAAAATCGCCAGATCTCTAGGTGAGCAGTACAACATCGAAGTAATCGAAGCCCATCACAATAAGAAAAAGGACGCCCCCAGCGGAACTGCCCTAAAACTGGCTGAGGCTCTGGCAGAAGGTATGGATTGGGATATACAAGAAGTGGGCGTCTACACACGACATGGTATGACCGGCGAACGGAAGACCCGTGAAATTGGCATGCAAACTATTCGCGCAGGAGATATCGTTGGCGATCACACCATTTTGTTGGGTGGGCCAGGAGAACGCATAGAAATAACCCACCGGGCCCATACTCGCGATACCTTTGCCCAGGGCGCGCTCCGGGCAGCTGAATGGGTAGCCCATAAACCTCCCGGCCTCTATTCCATGGCCGACGTCTTAGACTTATCCTAA